Sequence from the Castanea sativa cultivar Marrone di Chiusa Pesio chromosome 12, ASM4071231v1 genome:
CAGTAGGGCTTTTTACTTTGGGGATTAAAGTAATAAAAGTGCAATTAATGGAGGGAGGGATAAAACCTGAGTTTAGGCAGTTTAGGATTGCACTTAAGACATCCTCTCCAATTGAAGGCCAGGATTTTTGGTAAAACAATGGGGGTAATCCATCGGGTCCTGGTGCCTTTAACGGTTCCATCTGCTTTAGTGCTTCATCAACCTTGGCCTTGACAAATTCAGCAGCTAGCATGGCATTTTGTTCCTCGGTGATAATAAAGGGTATTGCCCTTAGAACTTCCTCCACGTGTGATGGTGAGGCTGATGTGAATAGTTGTTGATAGTAATCAATCAATATGATGGCGATCTCCTCTTCATTGGTGCATACTCCCCTTGTTTCATTTTTCAACTCCTCAATCCTGTTCCTCTTGTACTTGTGGGATGCccgattgtgaaatttttttgtgttttggtccCCCTCTTTTGGCCACAACGCCCTTGACCTTTGTTTCCACATCTTTTCCTCCTTGATCAACAGACCATTTATCTCCCATTTTAACCGATGTACTGCTTCCATTGTTCCACCCCTAATAGCCCTATGTTCCACTTgccgttgttgttgtttcttttccttcaagGAACGGTTAATACTCCCAAAAGAAACATGGCTCCACTGCTTTAATTTTACTTGACATTCCTTTAGTTTACCTTCCACTTGATTAATCGGGTTGCCTGAAAAGTTTCTTCTCCATGCCAGATCAACAACTTCACTACATCTTGTATCCTTAAGCCACATTTGCTCAAACCTCCATGATTTTTGCTGTTTAATTTGAATTCCTTTCAGCCGAATAATTAAGGGCTTATGATCTGAAGACCCACATTCTAAATGTACAACCTTTGTTGCAGGGAACATATCTATCCAATCAGTGGTGGCGACTGCACAATCTAATCTTTCCCATATTGTGTTACCCCCTCCTATCCCCCTATACCAAGTGTATTTCCCtcccacaaaacccaaatctttAAACTCATATTCATCAAGCACATCCTGAAAAGCTTCCATTTGGCTCCTTGGTTTGAAccttcctcccaatttttcatcTGCCTTCACAATTTCGTTAAAATCCCCCGCACACAACCACGGGAGAGTGAACTTACTTTTTAATCTTCTCAGCTTTTCCCAAGATTTATGTCAATTCCTTGTGTCTAGCTCTCCATAAAAGCCGATAAATATTCATTCCTCCTCCTTTCCTTTATTCACTAAAGCATCCATATGGTTGGAGGAGTATGTATCAATGGAAAAATCACACTCCTCTTTCCAAAAGATAGCCACCCTGCCTCCTTTACTTGCTCTCGAAACTTCGATCAAACCTTCAAATTTATACCAAACCTTAATTTCCTCTAGCCTAACTTTGTCAAGCCATGTTTTGGTTACGAACACAACTAAGGGATCTTGTGTGCGGATCAAATCTCCAAGCTCCTGATTTGTCTGTGGGTTTCCAAGCCCACGACAATTCCAGCATAAGATATTCATGGCTCCTGGCGAGACTGATTTTCAGCCTTCACCAATTCAATTGTTGTTTCTTGACCATCCTGAGAAACTTGTTTTTTCTTCCTAGGTAACTCGGGATCAATGAGTTCAGCACCTGAGCGCTACAAAGTTTTCTAAGGAGTAACTATACGGGTGATACTTGTTTCCTTTCTCACAATCCTTTTCCACGTAGAACTAATGTTTGCCGCTACCATATGTGTGTTACCTGGCACGTGATTCACTTGGTCACTAGGGTTTTCTGTAGCCCCTGTCACATGGTTAGTTTTCTCATTAAGTTGCTCACATGCATCCAATCCGCATTGGAATAAATTTGGCATATCCCCACAATTATCGGTTTCACCCTCCAGATTGACAACGGTTTCCTCATTGAATACAAATCCATTATTTAAGTCCTTCTTCAATTCAAATTTCTTTAAGTCCGAATCAAtctcatttattttcttctcaaaataaTCCCCCTGATTCTCGGCTTCCTTTTCCAACTGTATTAATTCTGAATTTTCACCCATTGTAGCCCTTGGTTGTGTAACTTTCATAACATCTTCCTCCATTATTGGGACATTTACTTCActtaacttgtcatccatcggACCACCTCCTTGAGCACCCTCCACGCTGCCGTGTCGGAGCTTCTCTAATCCAAGCTGTTGGTTTTCCCCCTCTGTTCTCTTCTAGTGCCAATTTCCTTCTTCCTTGCTTCGTAATATCTCGGTACTACTACCAACAAATTTTTGTATGCGGGTAAAGTGGATGCTCATAACCAAGGACCATATTGTTGATCCTTTTGAGTTAGAGTACTACTACTTTGTATCCAGCGATCACAATCTCTGTCAAAGTGATCCAACCGGCCACACCAGTAGAATACATTTGGCAGGCATATTTAAAAGATACCCATCCCTTTGACCCATTTTTAAGTGTGAAGATTCTCCCCCTACAGAGCGGAAGGGTTGTGTCTACCCTTACTCTAATCCTCATGACACTGCCACGGTCTACCTCCACTAAGTTTGGCTCCTTATTGACTTCCCCCGCTGCTTCGCAAAGTTTCTCAGCAATTTCTCGACTCAAATATTTAATTGGGATGTCATGGACTTGCACCCAAAGAGATACATGTTCAAAGACTAAATCCTTAACTGGGATGCTATAGTCATACCGTTTAATCATTACCAAGTGCTTGTTGAAACTCCACGGTTCCCCTTCCATAATTTTCTCCACCTCCTCCTCATTATCAAAAATGAATAAGATGATGTGGTTTCCCACATTACGCACCTTAAATCCATTCTTTGGCCGCCAGGTTGGATTAAAGGTCCGTATTACAGCTTCTGTATTCAGGGCTCGCTTGGTCAAGAATTTTTCTGCAATTGTGACTTTCTTCGAGTACTCATTCTCATTCAATTGCACCTCACCACCTTCTCTATCATCCAAAGACATATTACCCCATTTCTTAACTAGTGTTTCCATGATTCTCGGCCTAGAGTTTGGATGCCCCACCTCACTCAGTGTTTCCCAATTCCCCAAATAAAGAATCCCCACAAGCCTCCAAGTAACTGTGTTACTGAAGGGACACACTCTACCTCACACGAAGGGAACGACAATTCTACAGTATCAGAAGTTTAGAATGTAAGTCTCCACTCGTGATACAGCGAAACCAATGAATTGATGCAAACGCAACCTAGTTGTTACTCATTGACTGATTTTTAGTTATGATCAAGAATAAATTGCCACGCCATTAATAGCCTGCCTTTGAGGACTAAcattcatataaaataaatcagCAAATTCTTATAAATTAAATGTGAATCCATGTAAACTAAATCAtctcaacaatttaaaaaatgttgtgaatttgcTGTGCTAGTCTTTGAGCACTCTTATTAGTTATTGTTTAAGGTTCCGCTTAATAATCATCTAATTTAGAAAATTCTttattagaaattgaaaaaactgtcaaaaatattaatttttttttctcctaaaaaGTAGTAAAACTCATTGTATAACGATCCAATTAATGTCTGCTTTAATCCATTTTAGCCaatcaagctcaaaaattaccaccacacaaaattttgtaaaattatgtaaatttatgCCAACATTATTCATTTgcacttagtttttttttcccccatacATGAGAATAAATGAAGAAAGTAATTGATGGTTGTTGTGCGTGAAGAAAAAGACacttaaaaaatcaagaaaaattaatattttaataaaatataatataaaataaataatttaatgttgagtgttttgaaaagtgagtataaaaataaaataaaaaagtgattcccatatttgaataaatataaatttttgcaATAGTTGAGGTGAATGTTCTTGTTGTAGCTAAttgaaagtttttattttttttagaatactatatatttttaacacacacgagaaaagaagagaagataaAACCTTAAAGAAACTTGCGGCGACAAATATCCAAAAGAGTTTAGCTaatagaaagtttttttttgaaaaaaacaataatacttattactAGAATATACACGAAAGTAGTAATACTAACATTTTAAACTAGTTTTATAATAGAAAGTTAGTAACAGTAAAGCAACAAGTGTCCGACAATATTTAGAGTCTGTTTGAGAttcgtttattttgctaaaactgaaaattttttgcaagtactatagataaaggtaaaagttaactgaaatagtatagtaagaTCTATGGATAGTACTAAAAAATGCAgtaagactcataaatagtaataaaaataagttgaatagtaaaataaggtGGCAAAATTAATCATGTCAAATTGGTGGGAGTCAGCAGCACTTTCATAGGGTTGGGCCAACCCATAACAGGTGCCACGTGTCCTGTTGTAGTGAATTGCCAGACTCTGCATGGTGCACACGAGAAAGAAACTcaagagtctctctctctctctctctctctgaccaATCCATTTTGCAAAGCTAAGAATGTTTCCAAATGAATGGCTGTCTTTTTTACACACCACACTCCCTACAAGCCACACCAACTCTCTTTTTTataacttctctctctctctctctctccctctctctctctcacaatggCAACCCTGCATTCTCTTGCTTTGGCCTCTCCAGTCTCACACCATTTGCAGCAGCCACGCTCTTCCTCAGGTActcctcttctttctctcttcagaaatttgtcattttctttcttgctaGTTCATGTCAGCTAAAAAGTAAGtgattttcacttttcagcaagtGGGTTTTATCAATGCTGGATTGTATGTTACTCCTCTACTAAACAGTTTGCAATTTTATGCtagtttctctcttttttggagGGATGGTGGGAGCCATAGGTGAAAGGATATTTATATGTGAAATGGGTACATGGGTTTACTTGAAATTGTTCAAGAATTTGGTAGTATATAATTGTAGAAGAAGGCAATATGGAAAATTAATGGTTTATGTAGCATGGGGTGGGTCCTTATGATTTTGAAAACTGTTTGTTAAGAAATGTTACTGGTTATTGGTAAATAGGAAGATGGTTGAACATCAACTTGAGTATGGCACTCAattattattgtgaaattgtgaatttCTGGAACATTTTAGATTGGTAGATTAGTGAATTCTGTTTCTGTTAAAAAAAGTTACCATTTCTAAAGACCAAATCAGGAAGAAGGAACAAGAATAAAGCTGGATATGACGTGGGATATATAATTGTAGTTGTTCTCTCCCTCTCATTCTTCTCCTTCTGTGAGAGGAAGTAAGGACTTCCACTATTCCTACATAAGACTTCtttctttgacaaaatttttctcaTAGGCTTGGTAGAGAGTTCTGGATTCCTGAAACTACATTAGACAAAGGGAGTAACATGAAATTTCAAATGGGAAAATATCCAAATGAATTTATGATGCTAGATTTCTAGTACAATTTGAAAATAAGATGGtactttctttctcctttttttggGTGATTATACCGACCTCCCTTACGGTTTATTGAAACGACActccccccccctccccccccaaaCTTTTCATGGAATGACACTCTCTCCCTTGAGGTTTATATAAatgaaacaattattttttcattactagaatattctctattttttttaataaaaaaacctatTAATTTATACATACTTAATAGAGGGGATGTTATTCATCCACAAACCTCAAGAAAGGGAGTGTtgttttgtgcataattttggtaaggatttttttttttaaaatgacataatttggtaagaatatatatacatattaaatGGAACATTTGAAACCACAATTTGAAAGGGCATGGACTTATTTGTTGCATTTATGAAAACCACAAAAGGGGAACGGGGGTTGTCATTTGTATGAATGTTTGAGGGAAGTGTCATTTCAATAAACTCAAATGAGGGGAATGTAATTTTACCCATTTTtggtggggagggggggggggggtgtggcgGAGAGGATGGAAATTATATTAAAGAGGAGTAGAAAGGACAATATTCGTTCTCCAAAATTAATGGTTTTGCAATGCCGAACAGTTGGAATTTAGTTCTCATACTCTCCCTTCTTTCCAAGACAAATCTTCCAAATGAAATGTAGAAAGGACAATATGCGTTCTCCAAAATTAATGGTAGCATTTTGCAATGCCAAACAGTTGGAATTTAGTTCTCATACTCTCCCTTCTTTCCAagacaaattgaaaaaaaatgaaatatcatTTCATTTGGAAGATTTTTGCATTTAACAGGCTTGCAAATTTCACGGTAATATATGTTCTTAagatttttggtgttttgtatTTGTCATAGCATACATGGAATGCACACATCACATAAATGTCTGGCTCTATATGTTGAGGTATCTATGTAAATATACTTTGTAATGAACTTGACATTAAAATAACCATTACATGCAAAAGAAGAATGGACCTCTCTTATGGTAAGGACACAATCCAAGGAACGAAGCTAGGGCTAGGACATAAAAGTTTCAAAGGGGATTTAGGACCCTTCTATCAAACGTTTTCAATATATGTAATTGATTGTGTCATGGTAATATGGTTGATCAGCCTTACTGGGGAGCATCATTTACACCCAAATTTCATGTTTAACAATGAGAATTATGGTAATATCTCTTTGCCAGATCACTCTTTGGGCACAAATGCTGAGTAGGTTATGAAAATGTTTCAATTGAGAGGTTCAGAGATGTCATTAAAATGCTTGCATATATGAAATAATAGAGATGGCTATCCATGAATGATAAATTCCATACATATTTGTTCTATTTTTAGGCATAGTATCTTGGGCTGCTGTCCATAGAAGTGCAAAGTCATTATTCAATGGCCTACCTCTTCACTTGCCTCGTCTGAGGGTAGCTCCGCTAAGACAGAACTCCCATGGATCCATTATAATGATGGTCAAACCAACAATTCAGTTCATCCAAGGAACTGATGAACAGACAGTACCAGATGTGAGGCTAACCAAGTCTAGAGATGGCACAAATGGTATGGCTATCTTCAAGTTTGATCAGCCCTCAGTTTTTGATTCATCTGGTGAAGTTGGTGATATCACTGGTTTTTACATGATTGATGAGGAAGGGGTTCTTCAGTCAGTTGATGTAAATGCCAAATTTGTCAACGGAAAGCCTGCAGGAATTGAAGCTAAGTATGTGATGCGGACTCCTCGAGATTGGGACAGATTCATGAGATTCATGGAGAGATACTCCGATGCGAATGGCTtgcaattcataaaaaaatgagTCAATATTTGTCTCTCTTGTTTTGCTCTTTCATCTGTCATGTTggatttttgtaatttagtcAAGTGAAACTTTGGAAGACTTGGTTCATGTGAATATGAACATACCACATGCTCCTTCTCATTCAATGAATTTGGCAATgtttaattcatttattatttcttttacatGGGTTGGATATAGCTCATGTTTCAAATTTAAGTAATCTGTTATAGCCTTATGTCAATGAAATGGTAGTTGTAAACCCTGTGTAGTTTGTTTAATGTGCTGCAGATTAAGCAACtgaatcaaaaaatttattgacaATCATCTTATACCTTCCAAATGCATCCCTGATGCTCAATATGTCAgcttatatttatatatattgtcatcttttatatttatatttattattattgtttttgtgtgtgtgtatgtgatGGAAAACAAAGATGATAGGAATAAATACAATTTAATTTTGCAGATTTCTGCAAGTTTATATCTGCCTCTTTGCTTAACTAGGAGAGAGGACAATAATCAGAATAAAGAGACATAATTAAAGTGAAAACATTTAAGTTCCAAACGATCTGTAGATTTTCAGAAGACTAGAAGTTTATATAATTAATTCATCTTTCCTTTTTGGGATGACAAAAAGGCATTTTAGATATTGTTGTGAAAACTTCTACTCCAACTCAGAATACAATTCCAACAGCTAGTCTCTATGGTTGAGAGTAATAACAATATGTTATTCAACCTAAATGATCATAGCTATTGTAATCTATTAGTACTGCTTACCCTTCCATGTGACTGAAATGGGGCTCCTAACCCTATAAAAACTGTTATTATGGTGCACCCATGTCAAATCCCCCTGTGCAAACCTAGTCATCTCTGTTCCCGTGCTCTTCCGTGATATAAACCATACTTTATAACTCAGACTTTGGTTTATATGTTTGAAAATAAGCCGATGAGGTTTAACCCTCACTTTGACACCCTCAGGTGCTGTCACTTCCAATGAGTAAATGGAATTAGAACTTCCCACGTT
This genomic interval carries:
- the LOC142620636 gene encoding uncharacterized protein LOC142620636, whose product is MEAFQDVLDEYEFKDLGFVGGKYTWYRGIGGGNTIWERLDCAVATTDWIDMFPATKVVHLECGSSDHKPLIIRLKGIQIKQQKSWRFEQMWLKDTRCSEVVDLAWRRNFSGNPINQVEGKLKECQVKLKQWSHVSFGSINRSLKEKKQQQRQVEHRAIRGGTMEAVHRLKWEINGLLIKEEKMWKQRSRALWPKEGDQNTKKFHNRASHKYKRNRIEELKNETRGVCTNEEEIAIILIDYYQQLFTSASPSHVEEVLRAIPFIITEEQNAMLAAEFVKAKVDEALKQMEPLKAPGPDGLPPLFYQKSWPSIGEDVLSAILNCLNSGSVFEAKSKKGSFAWQRILKARHVIEKGMLRRVGDGSRIQVFNDNSIPGCFPAKAVPLTQDYKDDSTVCSLIDQQQRIGMGK
- the LOC142620637 gene encoding uncharacterized protein LOC142620637; translation: METLVKKWGNMSLDDREGGEVQLNENEYSKKVTIAEKFLTKRALNTEAVIRTFNPTWRPKNGFKVRNVGNHIILFIFDNEEEVEKIMEGEPWSFNKHLVMIKRYDYSIPVKDLVFEHVSLWVQVHDIPIKYLSREIAEKLCEAAGEVNKEPNLVEVDRGSVMRIRVRVDTTLPLCRGRIFTLKNGSKGWVSFKYACQMYSTGVAGWITLTEIVIAGYKVVVL
- the LOC142618303 gene encoding photosystem II reaction center PSB28 protein, chloroplastic yields the protein MATLHSLALASPVSHHLQQPRSSSGIVSWAAVHRSAKSLFNGLPLHLPRLRVAPLRQNSHGSIIMMVKPTIQFIQGTDEQTVPDVRLTKSRDGTNGMAIFKFDQPSVFDSSGEVGDITGFYMIDEEGVLQSVDVNAKFVNGKPAGIEAKYVMRTPRDWDRFMRFMERYSDANGLQFIKK